A region from the Campylobacter blaseri genome encodes:
- the abc-f gene encoding ribosomal protection-like ABC-F family protein has translation MALVDLIDIDKKFGIKVILEKANLSISEKSRTAIIGKNGGGKSTLMKIIAGLYKPDDGRVIVQNNINIQMLDQNPKFEDGLSVKEAITSQLKEIFDAIKEYEDTLNLISKNPEDNELLHKQNDLIKFIESKDGWNLDNKIERVIENFNLKEYENRDVNSLSGGEIRRVALSALILKKPDILLLDEPTNHLDVYMVKFLEDMLINSNQTIVFISHDRYFIDRVATNCIEIEDGRLLFFEGGYSKYLRKKQEILASMQKTHETLLKNLRSEEEWLRRGVKARLKRNEGRKQRIFAMREAAKKNPGVIRKIKIELERTNVGFKIGGITQNRKKMLFECKNLSKSLGGKKLFENFSARVLQGERIGIVGRNGTGKSTLLKILLGEMSYDSGMLKKGDIKIGYFDQTRSSISDDKTLIEIFCPNGGDHIMVKGRYMHVYGYLKNFLFPKEFLTQPVATLSGGEKNRLALAKLFTAEYDCLILDEPTNDLDIATINILEEYLLDFDGAVIVVSHDRYFVDKITNKLWIFEDEKINQSHMEYSEYLEYEDEIDELNKIEKEAIEQQDLQAKQKEKTQKLTYRQNKILEEHPHLIEDIENRIKELNHALSDPEIYQKLGLSELYEELEDKKGSLAKLENEYFEVLAIAESLEQE, from the coding sequence TTGGCACTTGTTGATCTTATCGATATTGATAAAAAATTTGGTATAAAAGTTATTTTAGAAAAGGCAAATTTAAGTATAAGTGAAAAGAGCCGTACAGCTATTATTGGAAAAAATGGTGGCGGAAAATCTACTTTGATGAAAATTATAGCAGGTCTTTATAAGCCTGATGATGGAAGAGTTATAGTTCAAAACAATATAAACATTCAAATGCTTGATCAAAATCCTAAATTTGAAGATGGACTTAGTGTAAAAGAGGCTATAACTTCACAGTTAAAAGAGATTTTTGATGCTATAAAAGAGTATGAAGATACCTTAAATTTAATTTCAAAAAATCCAGAAGATAATGAATTATTACATAAACAAAACGACCTTATAAAATTTATAGAAAGCAAAGACGGCTGGAATTTAGACAATAAAATAGAAAGAGTTATAGAAAATTTTAACCTCAAAGAGTATGAAAACAGAGATGTAAACTCACTTAGTGGTGGAGAGATAAGAAGAGTGGCTCTAAGTGCTTTAATACTAAAAAAGCCAGATATTTTGCTACTTGATGAACCTACAAACCACCTTGATGTCTATATGGTTAAATTTCTTGAAGATATGTTAATAAACTCAAATCAAACCATAGTTTTTATATCTCATGATAGATATTTTATAGATAGAGTTGCTACTAATTGTATCGAGATTGAGGATGGTAGGTTGCTTTTCTTTGAAGGTGGATATTCAAAATATCTAAGGAAAAAACAAGAAATTTTAGCTTCTATGCAAAAAACACACGAAACTTTACTTAAAAATCTAAGGAGCGAAGAGGAGTGGTTAAGACGAGGGGTTAAAGCAAGACTCAAAAGAAACGAAGGTAGAAAACAGCGTATATTTGCTATGAGGGAAGCTGCTAAGAAAAATCCAGGTGTTATAAGGAAGATAAAAATAGAGCTAGAGCGAACAAATGTAGGGTTTAAAATAGGTGGCATAACTCAAAACAGAAAAAAAATGCTTTTTGAATGCAAGAATCTATCAAAAAGTCTAGGCGGAAAAAAGCTTTTTGAGAATTTTAGCGCAAGAGTTCTTCAAGGTGAGAGGATAGGAATAGTAGGGAGAAACGGAACAGGTAAAAGCACCCTTTTAAAGATACTTCTTGGAGAGATGAGTTATGATAGTGGGATGCTGAAAAAAGGTGATATTAAAATAGGCTATTTTGATCAAACAAGAAGTAGTATTAGCGATGATAAAACTTTGATAGAAATTTTTTGCCCAAACGGTGGTGATCACATAATGGTTAAAGGGCGATATATGCATGTTTATGGGTATTTGAAAAATTTCTTATTTCCAAAAGAGTTTCTAACTCAGCCAGTTGCAACTTTAAGTGGTGGGGAAAAGAACCGTCTAGCACTTGCTAAGCTTTTTACTGCTGAGTATGATTGTTTGATCCTTGATGAACCTACTAATGATCTTGATATTGCTACTATAAACATTTTAGAGGAGTATTTGCTTGACTTTGATGGTGCTGTGATAGTTGTAAGTCATGATAGATATTTTGTAGATAAGATTACAAATAAACTATGGATATTTGAAGATGAAAAGATAAATCAAAGCCATATGGAATATAGCGAATATCTTGAATATGAAGATGAGATAGATGAGCTAAACAAGATAGAAAAAGAGGCCATAGAGCAGCAAGATTTGCAAGCAAAACAGAAAGAAAAAACTCAAAAATTAACTTATAGACAAAACAAAATTTTAGAAGAACATCCACATTTAATTGAAGATATTGAAAATAGAATCAAAGAGCTAAACCATGCACTTTCTGATCCAGAAATTTATCAAAAACTAGGACTAAGCGAGCTATATGAAGAGCTTGAAGATAAAAAAGGAAGTTTAGCAAAACTTGAAAATGAATACTTTGAAGTTTTAGCTATAGCAGAAAGCTTAGAGCAAGAGTAG
- a CDS encoding tetratricopeptide repeat protein has protein sequence MRQIYKILFLFILGFSNSLANNLNDYEKYIISLDESCKKNDLKSCHNLATAFYEGVIIQQDLNAAFILYNKACNGKFLESCFNVGVMSENGQGVKKDEFLAFDKYSLTCTKDKKNRYKQSVGCPNLAILYIDGRGVKQDYKKGIEILDETCKNSNIKSCDIITKIYKDGYLGIKPRPEEFKKILEQQCKKSNAIFCHKLADELLSKNDNNLYEKAILILKKACDLKLAKSCLDLGVLYANGKFVNQNLEIAKDYFGKACDLRDPIGCESYKILNKDAEY, from the coding sequence ATGAGACAAATATACAAAATTTTATTTCTTTTTATATTAGGTTTTTCAAACTCTTTAGCAAACAATCTTAATGATTATGAAAAATACATTATAAGCCTTGATGAAAGTTGTAAAAAAAATGATCTTAAATCTTGCCATAATCTAGCAACAGCTTTTTACGAAGGAGTTATTATACAGCAGGATTTAAATGCTGCATTTATACTATACAATAAAGCTTGCAATGGTAAATTTCTAGAAAGTTGTTTCAATGTAGGAGTAATGAGCGAAAATGGGCAAGGTGTAAAAAAAGATGAGTTTTTAGCCTTTGATAAATATAGCTTAACTTGCACAAAAGATAAAAAGAATAGATACAAACAAAGTGTTGGTTGTCCAAATTTAGCCATTTTATATATAGATGGTAGAGGAGTAAAACAAGATTACAAAAAAGGTATTGAAATTTTAGATGAAACTTGTAAAAATAGCAATATCAAAAGCTGTGATATCATAACTAAAATTTATAAAGATGGATATTTAGGGATAAAGCCAAGACCAGAAGAATTTAAAAAGATATTAGAGCAACAATGCAAAAAATCCAATGCAATCTTTTGTCATAAATTAGCTGATGAATTGTTATCAAAAAATGATAATAATTTGTATGAAAAAGCTATATTAATTCTTAAAAAAGCTTGCGATCTAAAATTAGCAAAATCCTGCTTAGATCTAGGTGTACTCTACGCAAATGGCAAATTTGTAAATCAAAATTTAGAAATAGCAAAAGATTATTTTGGAAAAGCTTGTGACTTAAGAGACCCAATTGGTTGTGAAAGTTATAAAATTTTAAATAAAGACGCAGAATATTAA